The Cynocephalus volans isolate mCynVol1 chromosome 2, mCynVol1.pri, whole genome shotgun sequence genome window below encodes:
- the TRIM7 gene encoding E3 ubiquitin-protein ligase TRIM7 isoform X2, with protein sequence MSAPPFLSQRALRGQPGPPHSEPRTVPVASPAPSDLGARRTRMAAVGPRARPGAGAEALALASELQAEATCSICLELFRDPVSVECGHSFCRACIARCWERGGAGAAAAPRALPCPQCREPARPCQLRPNLQLASVAALLKRFSLPAAAPGERRTRAAAAPEAAVRCAQHGEPLKLYCQDDGRAICVVCDRAREHRAHAVLPLDEAVQEAKELLESRLRVLKKELEDYEVFRSTEEKESKELLKQMAAEREKVGAEFQTLRAFLVEQEGRLLGRLEELSLEVTQKLNENLAQLGGEITQLSEISSHIQETARKPDLDFLQEFKNTLSRCSNVPGAKPTTVSSEMKNKVWNVSLKTFVLKGLLKKFKEDLREELEKEEKVELTLDPDTANPRLILSLDLKSVRLGQRAQDLPNHPHRFDTNTRVLASCGFSSGRHHWEVEVGSKDGWAFGVARESVRRKGLTPFTPEEGVWALQLNSGQYWAVTSPERTPLSCGHLSRVRVALDLEVGAVSFYAVEDMRHLYTFRVNFQERVFPLFSVCSTGTYLRIWP encoded by the exons ATGTCAGCCCCGCCCTTCCTCTCCCAGCGGGCGCTCAGAGGCCAGCCGGGGCCGCCGCACTCCGAGCCACGTACTGTACCAGTGGCCTCCCCGGCGCCGTCCGACCTCGGTGCTCGAAGGACGCGCATGGCGGCGGTGGGGCCGCGAGCCCGCCCGGGCGCCGGAGCCGAGGCGCTGGCGCTGGCTTCAGAGTTGCAGGCCGAGGCGACGTGCTCCATCTGCCTAGAGCTCTTCCGCGACCCCGTGTCCGTCGAGTGCGGCCACAGCTTCTGCCGCGCGTGCATCGCTCGCTGCTGGGAGCGCGGTGGCGCGGGGGCCGCAGCCGCACCCCGAGCGCTGCCCTGCCCGCAGTGCCGCGAGCCCGCGCGGCCCTGCCAGCTGCGACCCAACCTGCAGCTGGCCTCCGTGGCCGCGCTGCTGAAGCGCTTCAGCCTGCCCGCTGCCGCTCCGGGAGAGCGCAGGACCCGGGCGGCTGCAGCCCCGGAGGCGGCCGTCCGGTGCGCGCAGCACGGCGAACCGCTCAAGCTGTACTGCCAGGACGACGGACGAGCCATTTGCGTAGTGTGCGACCGCGCCCGCGAGCACCGCGCTCATGCTGTGCTTCCGCTCGATGAGGCGGTGCAGGAGGCCAAG GAGCTCCTGGAGTCCAGGCTGAGGGTCTTGAAGAAGGAACTGGAGGACTATGAGGTGTTCCGGTCCACTGAAGAGAAGGAGAGCAAGGAGCTCCTG AAGCAGATGGCAGCAGAGCGAGAGAAGGTGGGGGCAGAGTTCCAGACGCTGCGGGCCTTCCTGGTGGAACAGGAGGGCCGGCTTCTGGGCCGCCTGGAGGAGCTGTCCCTGGAAGTGACACAGAAGCTGAATGAGAACCTGGCCCAGCTTGGTGGTGAGATCACCCAGCTCTCCGAGATCAGCAGCCATATCCAGGAGACAGCTCGAAAGCCTGACCTTGACTTCCTCCAG GAATTTAAAAACACACTAAGCAG GTGCAGCAATGTGCCTGGTGCCAAGCCAACCACTGTCTCTTCTGAGATGAAGAATAAAGTCTGGAATGTTTCCCTCAAGACCTTTGTCTTAAAGGGGTTGCTGAAGAAGTTCAAAG AGGATCTTCGtgaagagctggagaaagaggagaaag TGGAACTCACCTTGGACCCAGATACAGCCAATCCCCGCCTCATCCTCTCCCTGGATCTTAAGAGTGTGCGCCTTGGACAGCGGGCCCAGGACCTGCCCAACCACCCTCACCGCTTCGATACCAACACCCGCGTCCTGGCATCCTGCGGCTTCTCCTCTGGGCGGCACCACTGGGAGGTGGAAGTGGGCTCCAAGGATGGCTGGGCCTTTGGCGTGGCCCGCGAGAGTGTGCGCCGCAAGGGCCTCACACCCTTCACCCCTGAGGAGGGCGTCTGGGCGCTGCAGCTCAACAGCGGGCAGTACTGGGCTGTGACCAGCCCTGAGCGGACACCCCTTAGCTGTGGGCACCTGTCACGCGTGCGGGTGGCCTTGGATCTGGAGGTGGGGGCTGTGTCCTTCTACGCAGTGGAGGACATGCGCCACCTCTACACCTTCCGAGTCAACTTCCAGGAGCGTGTGTTCCCCCTTTTCTCTGTCTGCTCCACTGGCACCTACTTGCGAATCTGGCCTTGA
- the TRIM7 gene encoding E3 ubiquitin-protein ligase TRIM7 isoform X1 yields MSAPPFLSQRALRGQPGPPHSEPRTVPVASPAPSDLGARRTRMAAVGPRARPGAGAEALALASELQAEATCSICLELFRDPVSVECGHSFCRACIARCWERGGAGAAAAPRALPCPQCREPARPCQLRPNLQLASVAALLKRFSLPAAAPGERRTRAAAAPEAAVRCAQHGEPLKLYCQDDGRAICVVCDRAREHRAHAVLPLDEAVQEAKELLESRLRVLKKELEDYEVFRSTEEKESKELLKQMAAEREKVGAEFQTLRAFLVEQEGRLLGRLEELSLEVTQKLNENLAQLGGEITQLSEISSHIQETARKPDLDFLQEFKNTLSRGPHHLNCHSPDSVCGPSSGSLSYRCSNVPGAKPTTVSSEMKNKVWNVSLKTFVLKGLLKKFKEDLREELEKEEKVELTLDPDTANPRLILSLDLKSVRLGQRAQDLPNHPHRFDTNTRVLASCGFSSGRHHWEVEVGSKDGWAFGVARESVRRKGLTPFTPEEGVWALQLNSGQYWAVTSPERTPLSCGHLSRVRVALDLEVGAVSFYAVEDMRHLYTFRVNFQERVFPLFSVCSTGTYLRIWP; encoded by the exons ATGTCAGCCCCGCCCTTCCTCTCCCAGCGGGCGCTCAGAGGCCAGCCGGGGCCGCCGCACTCCGAGCCACGTACTGTACCAGTGGCCTCCCCGGCGCCGTCCGACCTCGGTGCTCGAAGGACGCGCATGGCGGCGGTGGGGCCGCGAGCCCGCCCGGGCGCCGGAGCCGAGGCGCTGGCGCTGGCTTCAGAGTTGCAGGCCGAGGCGACGTGCTCCATCTGCCTAGAGCTCTTCCGCGACCCCGTGTCCGTCGAGTGCGGCCACAGCTTCTGCCGCGCGTGCATCGCTCGCTGCTGGGAGCGCGGTGGCGCGGGGGCCGCAGCCGCACCCCGAGCGCTGCCCTGCCCGCAGTGCCGCGAGCCCGCGCGGCCCTGCCAGCTGCGACCCAACCTGCAGCTGGCCTCCGTGGCCGCGCTGCTGAAGCGCTTCAGCCTGCCCGCTGCCGCTCCGGGAGAGCGCAGGACCCGGGCGGCTGCAGCCCCGGAGGCGGCCGTCCGGTGCGCGCAGCACGGCGAACCGCTCAAGCTGTACTGCCAGGACGACGGACGAGCCATTTGCGTAGTGTGCGACCGCGCCCGCGAGCACCGCGCTCATGCTGTGCTTCCGCTCGATGAGGCGGTGCAGGAGGCCAAG GAGCTCCTGGAGTCCAGGCTGAGGGTCTTGAAGAAGGAACTGGAGGACTATGAGGTGTTCCGGTCCACTGAAGAGAAGGAGAGCAAGGAGCTCCTG AAGCAGATGGCAGCAGAGCGAGAGAAGGTGGGGGCAGAGTTCCAGACGCTGCGGGCCTTCCTGGTGGAACAGGAGGGCCGGCTTCTGGGCCGCCTGGAGGAGCTGTCCCTGGAAGTGACACAGAAGCTGAATGAGAACCTGGCCCAGCTTGGTGGTGAGATCACCCAGCTCTCCGAGATCAGCAGCCATATCCAGGAGACAGCTCGAAAGCCTGACCTTGACTTCCTCCAG GAATTTAAAAACACACTAAGCAG AGGACCTCACCATTTGAATTGTCACAGCCCAGATAGTGTTTGTGGGCCTTCTTCAGGGTCCCTGTCCTACAGGTGCAGCAATGTGCCTGGTGCCAAGCCAACCACTGTCTCTTCTGAGATGAAGAATAAAGTCTGGAATGTTTCCCTCAAGACCTTTGTCTTAAAGGGGTTGCTGAAGAAGTTCAAAG AGGATCTTCGtgaagagctggagaaagaggagaaag TGGAACTCACCTTGGACCCAGATACAGCCAATCCCCGCCTCATCCTCTCCCTGGATCTTAAGAGTGTGCGCCTTGGACAGCGGGCCCAGGACCTGCCCAACCACCCTCACCGCTTCGATACCAACACCCGCGTCCTGGCATCCTGCGGCTTCTCCTCTGGGCGGCACCACTGGGAGGTGGAAGTGGGCTCCAAGGATGGCTGGGCCTTTGGCGTGGCCCGCGAGAGTGTGCGCCGCAAGGGCCTCACACCCTTCACCCCTGAGGAGGGCGTCTGGGCGCTGCAGCTCAACAGCGGGCAGTACTGGGCTGTGACCAGCCCTGAGCGGACACCCCTTAGCTGTGGGCACCTGTCACGCGTGCGGGTGGCCTTGGATCTGGAGGTGGGGGCTGTGTCCTTCTACGCAGTGGAGGACATGCGCCACCTCTACACCTTCCGAGTCAACTTCCAGGAGCGTGTGTTCCCCCTTTTCTCTGTCTGCTCCACTGGCACCTACTTGCGAATCTGGCCTTGA